One stretch of Natronobacterium texcoconense DNA includes these proteins:
- a CDS encoding CARDB domain-containing protein gives MTGARSRLVALALAAVMLLSAVALGVGAAPVLADDDPPEIPAGYYGDVEIDGEPAPEGTVIAAEIDGEKRGLITVENEGEFGGPSVDDEKLEVRGSSTDTGKDVTFLVNGEEVDAEPDVEWESGDIEEVSLEGEDVGDPPYFAVDIIDESTTTVDVGDEATVVADIENTGDVSGQSDIEFAVDGTLEEKIEDLELDVGESKALEFDYELDEEGEVDATVSTVNDEDTVTLVAEDDDDPSPGPSPSPGPSPDPDPDPDPDPIEFEVTDGELEVSVIGVGETVTVTATIEHIGSETGEASVKFVVDGDVVDEKTVGLDPDEATDVTFTEAFDEPGDYDVAVGEFDVGTVEVTEPEPAAFDVFDVEVSDDKIEAGDEIDVSATVENIGDETGTFTAELLVDGEVVDGQDVTADGGDAATVTFTEAFDEPGDYDVTVSDADGVTITVTEDDGIPGFGATAAVITLLAVALLARRL, from the coding sequence ATGACCGGGGCACGTAGTCGCCTCGTTGCGCTCGCGCTCGCAGCGGTCATGCTGCTGTCGGCCGTCGCACTCGGTGTCGGGGCGGCTCCCGTCCTCGCGGACGACGATCCACCCGAGATCCCGGCAGGCTACTACGGCGACGTCGAAATCGACGGCGAGCCAGCACCCGAAGGAACAGTTATCGCAGCCGAAATCGACGGTGAGAAACGCGGGCTGATCACAGTCGAAAACGAAGGTGAATTCGGTGGCCCGTCGGTTGACGACGAGAAACTTGAGGTCCGCGGTAGTTCGACCGATACCGGGAAGGACGTCACCTTCCTCGTCAACGGGGAGGAAGTCGACGCCGAACCCGACGTCGAATGGGAGTCCGGTGACATCGAAGAAGTCTCCCTCGAGGGCGAAGACGTCGGCGATCCGCCGTACTTCGCCGTCGACATCATCGACGAATCGACGACGACGGTCGACGTCGGTGACGAGGCAACCGTCGTTGCCGACATCGAAAACACCGGCGACGTCTCGGGTCAGTCAGATATCGAGTTCGCGGTCGACGGTACCCTCGAAGAGAAGATCGAAGACCTCGAACTCGACGTCGGTGAAAGCAAAGCGCTCGAGTTCGACTACGAACTCGACGAAGAAGGCGAAGTCGACGCGACGGTCAGTACCGTCAACGACGAGGATACGGTGACGCTAGTTGCCGAAGACGACGATGATCCATCACCAGGCCCGTCGCCGTCACCAGGCCCGTCTCCGGACCCGGACCCAGACCCTGACCCCGACCCAATCGAGTTCGAAGTCACCGACGGCGAACTCGAGGTCAGCGTGATCGGTGTCGGCGAAACGGTGACCGTTACGGCCACGATCGAGCATATCGGTAGCGAGACTGGCGAAGCGTCCGTCAAGTTCGTCGTCGACGGAGACGTCGTCGACGAGAAGACGGTCGGTCTCGATCCCGACGAAGCCACCGACGTGACGTTCACAGAGGCGTTCGACGAACCGGGAGACTACGACGTTGCGGTCGGCGAATTCGACGTCGGAACGGTCGAAGTGACCGAACCCGAACCCGCCGCGTTCGACGTCTTCGACGTCGAGGTGTCCGACGATAAGATCGAGGCCGGCGACGAGATCGACGTCTCCGCCACGGTCGAGAACATCGGCGATGAAACCGGCACGTTTACTGCCGAGTTGCTCGTCGACGGCGAGGTCGTCGACGGACAGGATGTCACCGCCGACGGCGGCGATGCCGCGACCGTGACGTTCACAGAGGCGTTCGACGAACCGGGAGACTACGACGTTACCGTCAGCGATGCCGACGGCGTGACGATCACCGTCACGGAAGACGACGGCATCCCCGGCTTCGGCGCCACGGCAGCAGTCATCACGCTACTGGCGGTCGCGCTTCTCGCGCGTCGCCTGTAA
- a CDS encoding helix-turn-helix domain-containing protein — translation MATLVEFSVEGNAFPLGELFATLPGVSVELERIVPTSDSLFPYVWIQGASRAAVTNALETACERSEFTLVDELESRGLLYRVNWDPNIDGIVSAIVDSDVTLLSATGKRNEWTFRLRVADHDELGAFQDRCRNVGVRIDLSRLLPLEYDDGNGDERITPPQLEALELAFQRGYFDDPRRATLDDLATELEITRQSLAGRLRRGHRNLLAGLFGSSGGQIERERATSLSDR, via the coding sequence ATGGCAACGCTCGTCGAGTTTTCCGTCGAGGGGAACGCATTTCCGCTGGGAGAGCTGTTCGCGACGCTGCCGGGAGTCTCGGTCGAACTCGAGCGAATCGTGCCGACCAGCGACTCGCTGTTTCCCTACGTCTGGATCCAGGGAGCGAGTCGAGCGGCGGTAACGAACGCCCTCGAGACTGCGTGTGAACGAAGCGAGTTCACGCTGGTCGACGAACTGGAGAGTCGCGGGTTGCTCTATCGGGTAAACTGGGATCCCAATATCGATGGCATCGTCAGTGCTATCGTCGACTCCGACGTCACGCTGCTCTCTGCGACCGGAAAACGAAACGAGTGGACGTTTCGACTCCGCGTCGCGGACCACGACGAACTCGGGGCGTTCCAGGATCGGTGTCGAAACGTCGGCGTCAGAATCGACCTCTCCCGGCTACTGCCACTCGAGTACGACGACGGGAACGGTGACGAACGAATCACGCCGCCACAGCTCGAGGCACTCGAACTGGCCTTCCAGCGAGGATACTTCGACGATCCGCGGCGGGCGACCCTCGACGACCTCGCGACGGAGCTCGAGATTACGCGCCAGTCACTCGCCGGGCGACTCCGTCGCGGGCACCGAAATCTGCTGGCAGGGCTGTTCGGCTCCAGCGGGGGGCAGATCGAACGCGAGCGAGCGACGTCGCTCAGCGATCGGTGA
- a CDS encoding HalOD1 output domain-containing protein, producing MPSTDDSERSSDSDDAKFVATFDPNGGDKPSETVVDAVSSVTDEDPLEITPLYEAIDPDALDALFDDSRSGDENHELWFTYEGFDVGVRSDGEVRIRTATDAASSA from the coding sequence ATGCCCTCCACAGACGATTCCGAACGGTCCTCGGACTCAGACGACGCTAAATTCGTGGCGACGTTCGACCCGAACGGCGGCGACAAACCGAGCGAGACGGTCGTCGACGCCGTCTCCTCGGTCACCGACGAGGATCCGCTCGAGATCACGCCGCTGTACGAGGCCATCGATCCGGACGCACTCGACGCGCTATTCGACGACTCACGGTCCGGCGACGAGAACCACGAACTGTGGTTTACCTACGAGGGGTTCGACGTCGGCGTCCGCAGCGATGGCGAGGTCCGGATCCGGACGGCGACGGACGCAGCCTCGAGCGCCTGA
- a CDS encoding alpha/beta fold hydrolase has product MPRAMRDGVSIYYERDENDDSDPVVFLQDVGAGRWTWRWQREAVADEYEVLAPDSRGTGRSDAGLPPLVSRLPGKLRTPLVLNAAGYSVAGLAADLEAVLEDAGLSRVHLVGAGLGGMVAQQYAIDFSRAKTLTLCGTTHGGGDAVPIPDEGREHLVASAGTDRERIRKRMRPLFTERFTNRNPHLMDRIVEWRREQDANDPAREAQAAAFLAFDVGDRLDEIRVPTLVVHGTDDRVVPVQNGRLLAEKIADSRLELVDGGSHFAFVENATQVNEALLSFLADRD; this is encoded by the coding sequence ATGCCACGGGCGATGCGGGACGGCGTGTCGATCTACTACGAACGCGACGAGAACGACGACAGCGATCCAGTAGTTTTCCTCCAGGACGTGGGGGCCGGCCGCTGGACGTGGCGCTGGCAACGCGAAGCCGTCGCCGACGAGTACGAGGTGCTCGCCCCCGACAGCCGCGGCACCGGCCGGTCCGACGCCGGGTTACCGCCGCTCGTGTCCCGGCTCCCGGGAAAACTGCGCACACCCCTCGTTCTGAACGCCGCTGGCTACTCGGTTGCGGGACTGGCCGCCGACCTCGAGGCCGTCCTCGAGGACGCCGGACTCTCGAGGGTGCATCTGGTCGGCGCGGGCCTCGGCGGGATGGTCGCCCAGCAGTACGCGATCGACTTCTCGCGGGCGAAAACGCTGACGCTGTGTGGGACGACTCACGGCGGCGGCGACGCGGTTCCGATCCCCGACGAGGGGAGAGAACACCTCGTTGCGAGCGCCGGAACCGACCGCGAACGGATTCGAAAGCGGATGCGTCCCCTCTTCACCGAACGGTTCACGAACCGCAACCCACACCTGATGGACCGTATCGTCGAGTGGCGACGCGAACAGGATGCGAACGATCCTGCCCGCGAAGCACAGGCCGCGGCCTTCCTCGCGTTCGACGTCGGCGACCGACTGGACGAGATTCGCGTCCCGACGCTGGTCGTCCACGGGACCGACGACCGCGTGGTGCCGGTCCAGAACGGGCGACTGCTGGCCGAGAAGATCGCCGATAGCCGACTCGAACTCGTCGACGGAGGATCACACTTCGCGTTCGTCGAGAACGCGACACAGGTAAACGAGGCGTTGCTGTCCTTTCTCGCGGACCGAGACTAG
- the priL gene encoding DNA primase regulatory subunit PriL, which produces MQTLHARYPFLEAARETVATEAVDLATVVEQDRAVVERAAQRVITAIEDGEVGDSHRDTRTELLSYPVARVLVSMVEERVLVRKYARAEAATAYERFTEDMADTTELKSVESTGLDLEELLAEFDLADDVRETPGGYRMDVGSYVPLAEDLWTDEWRLVNRPLSAGEVPLSEEELLTLVREAIRTRIDEGLPFDVPDAIAGELEAEAAEIRDVLADLDLTREIDTVVPDLFPPCMKALLDDVQKGEHLPHHSRFAITAFLTSIGMKTDEIVDLYRVNSSFGEEMTRYQTDHIRGDTSPTEYSPPSCATMQSYGDCVNKDDLCERIPHPMAYYEERIDDADDDEIEDWREAQGEEEAASAE; this is translated from the coding sequence ATGCAGACGCTCCACGCCCGGTATCCGTTTCTCGAGGCCGCTCGCGAGACGGTCGCGACGGAGGCGGTCGATCTCGCCACCGTCGTCGAGCAGGACCGGGCGGTCGTCGAGCGCGCCGCCCAACGCGTGATTACTGCGATCGAGGACGGCGAAGTCGGCGACTCGCACCGCGATACCCGCACCGAATTGCTCTCCTACCCGGTCGCACGCGTCCTGGTCTCGATGGTCGAAGAACGCGTCCTCGTGCGCAAGTACGCCCGCGCCGAGGCCGCGACCGCCTACGAACGGTTCACCGAGGACATGGCCGACACGACCGAACTGAAAAGCGTCGAGTCGACCGGCCTCGACCTCGAGGAACTGCTGGCCGAGTTCGACCTCGCGGACGACGTCCGGGAGACGCCGGGCGGCTACCGGATGGACGTCGGGAGCTACGTCCCCCTGGCCGAGGACCTCTGGACCGACGAGTGGCGACTGGTCAACCGGCCCCTCTCGGCCGGCGAGGTCCCGCTTTCGGAGGAAGAACTGCTCACGCTCGTCCGCGAGGCGATCCGCACCCGTATCGACGAGGGACTCCCCTTCGACGTGCCGGACGCGATCGCGGGCGAACTCGAGGCGGAAGCCGCCGAGATCCGGGACGTGCTCGCGGACCTCGATCTCACGCGCGAGATCGACACCGTCGTGCCGGACCTGTTCCCGCCGTGTATGAAGGCCTTGCTCGACGACGTCCAGAAGGGCGAACACCTACCACATCACTCTCGGTTCGCGATCACTGCCTTCCTGACGAGCATCGGGATGAAAACCGACGAGATCGTCGATCTCTACCGCGTGAACTCCTCCTTTGGCGAGGAGATGACTCGCTACCAGACCGACCACATCCGCGGGGACACCTCGCCGACGGAGTACTCGCCACCCTCGTGTGCGACGATGCAGTCCTACGGCGACTGCGTGAACAAGGACGACCTCTGCGAGCGGATTCCACACCCGATGGCCTACTACGAAGAGCGGATCGACGACGCCGACGACGACGAAATCGAGGACTGGCGGGAAGCGCAGGGTGAAGAAGAAGCGGCGAGTGCCGAGTGA
- a CDS encoding DUF7472 family protein, whose protein sequence is MLERKQIIEIAVAVSSVLLMIGAMIGIGMMHGGDDSILTPEGAELLVWAIVGFVLLLTIVGIGLAFLLNEPGEGLEDENTDAQSAV, encoded by the coding sequence ATGCTCGAGCGCAAGCAAATAATCGAAATCGCCGTCGCCGTCTCCTCGGTCCTGCTGATGATCGGCGCCATGATCGGCATCGGGATGATGCACGGCGGAGACGACAGCATCCTCACCCCAGAGGGTGCGGAACTGCTCGTCTGGGCCATCGTCGGCTTCGTCCTCCTGCTTACCATCGTCGGCATCGGACTGGCATTCCTCCTGAACGAGCCGGGCGAGGGACTCGAGGACGAGAACACGGACGCACAGAGTGCGGTCTGA
- the htpX gene encoding zinc metalloprotease HtpX: protein MNWQADWGLRFRMFLTMFLLFALYIVFAGVLTLYLTDGAGSLFIFGMLFGGMSLVQYYYSDTLTLKSMGAKTVSADEYPQLHSSIERLSQQADLPKPKVAVIDSQVPNAFATGRNQKNAAVAVTTGLMSTLDREELDGVLAHELAHVKNRDMMVMTIASFLSTIAFMIVRWGAFFGGGRGRGGGRGGGGVMVAILVSLLVWIISYLLIRALSRYREYAADRGAAAITGNPSALASALMKISGRMDKVPKDDMREEAEMNAFFIIPIKSGVVGRLFSTHPPTDDRIEQLRELEREMTV from the coding sequence ATGAACTGGCAGGCGGACTGGGGTCTTCGATTCCGAATGTTCCTGACGATGTTCCTGCTGTTTGCGCTGTACATCGTCTTCGCGGGCGTGCTCACATTGTATCTTACAGACGGGGCGGGGAGCCTCTTCATCTTCGGGATGCTGTTCGGCGGGATGTCCCTCGTCCAATACTACTACAGCGATACGCTCACGCTCAAGAGCATGGGTGCGAAGACGGTCTCGGCCGACGAGTACCCACAGCTCCACAGCTCTATCGAACGGCTCTCCCAGCAGGCCGACCTCCCCAAACCGAAAGTCGCAGTGATCGACTCGCAGGTACCCAATGCTTTCGCGACCGGCCGCAACCAGAAGAACGCGGCCGTCGCGGTGACGACGGGCCTCATGAGCACGCTCGACCGCGAGGAACTCGACGGCGTTCTCGCTCACGAACTCGCCCACGTCAAGAACCGGGACATGATGGTGATGACGATCGCCTCGTTCCTCTCGACGATCGCGTTCATGATCGTCCGCTGGGGCGCGTTCTTCGGGGGCGGTCGCGGTCGTGGTGGCGGTCGCGGCGGCGGTGGGGTCATGGTCGCCATCCTCGTCTCGCTGCTCGTCTGGATCATTAGCTACCTGCTGATCCGGGCGCTCTCGCGATACCGCGAGTACGCCGCCGACCGCGGTGCGGCGGCCATCACCGGAAACCCCTCGGCGCTCGCCTCCGCGCTGATGAAGATCTCGGGACGGATGGACAAGGTGCCCAAAGACGACATGCGCGAGGAGGCCGAGATGAACGCCTTCTTCATTATCCCGATCAAGTCCGGCGTCGTCGGCCGTCTGTTCAGCACCCACCCACCGACCGACGACCGGATCGAACAGCTCCGGGAACTCGAGCGCGAGATGACCGTCTAA
- a CDS encoding 60S ribosomal export protein NMD3 — MSKSRAFCPRCGDPVPDRSDREGEAADPLRPGTEVDLCDSCYFDDFDFVDAPDRIDVMVCSQCGAVHRGNRWVDVGARDYTDIAIEEVSEALAVHVDVEDVAWQVEPEQVDQNTIRMHAYFTGVVRGTPVDEEVMVPVKISRQTCERCGRIAGDYYASIVQIRAERRTPTSEETDRAEEIAHQVVADMEATGDRNAFVTEIGEVDDGLNMKVSTNKIGKKIANKMVEEFGGTVNDAETLVTEDEDGNEVYRVTFAVRLPPYTPGDVIDLKDDDEGPVLVRSAHGNLKGTRLTTGERYEASHEEGASPEARKLGEAEDAERTTVVAVEDENAVQVLDPETYQAKTVARPDYFDPDAETVPVLKSRAGLHVLPDPDPDADEDDEGYYDPYEDDG, encoded by the coding sequence ATGAGTAAGTCACGTGCGTTCTGTCCTCGCTGTGGGGATCCGGTACCCGATCGATCCGATCGTGAGGGGGAGGCGGCCGATCCCCTTCGACCGGGCACAGAGGTCGACCTCTGCGATTCGTGTTACTTCGACGACTTCGACTTCGTCGACGCCCCCGACCGGATCGACGTCATGGTCTGTTCGCAGTGTGGGGCGGTCCATCGTGGCAACCGGTGGGTCGACGTCGGCGCGAGGGACTACACCGACATCGCGATCGAGGAGGTAAGCGAGGCGCTGGCCGTCCACGTCGACGTCGAAGACGTCGCCTGGCAGGTCGAACCCGAACAGGTCGACCAGAACACGATCCGGATGCACGCCTACTTCACGGGCGTGGTCCGGGGAACGCCGGTCGACGAAGAGGTGATGGTGCCGGTCAAGATCTCCCGACAGACCTGTGAACGGTGCGGACGGATCGCCGGCGACTACTACGCTAGCATCGTCCAAATCCGTGCCGAGCGACGAACTCCGACGAGCGAGGAGACCGACCGCGCAGAGGAGATCGCCCATCAGGTCGTCGCCGACATGGAGGCGACTGGCGACCGCAACGCCTTCGTCACCGAGATCGGCGAGGTCGACGACGGACTGAACATGAAAGTCTCGACCAACAAGATCGGCAAGAAGATCGCGAACAAGATGGTCGAGGAGTTCGGCGGCACGGTCAACGATGCCGAGACGCTCGTCACGGAGGACGAAGATGGTAACGAGGTCTACCGGGTCACCTTCGCAGTCCGCCTGCCACCCTACACCCCCGGCGACGTTATCGACCTGAAAGACGACGACGAGGGACCGGTGCTGGTCCGCAGCGCCCACGGCAATCTCAAGGGCACGCGCCTGACGACCGGCGAACGGTACGAAGCCAGCCACGAAGAAGGTGCCTCCCCCGAGGCGCGCAAACTCGGCGAAGCGGAGGACGCCGAACGGACGACGGTTGTCGCCGTCGAGGACGAGAACGCCGTCCAGGTTCTCGATCCCGAGACCTACCAGGCCAAGACCGTCGCGCGGCCGGACTACTTCGATCCCGACGCCGAGACGGTGCCGGTGCTGAAGAGCCGTGCCGGACTGCACGTCCTCCCCGATCCGGATCCGGACGCCGACGAGGACGACGAGGGGTACTACGATCCCTACGAGGACGATGGCTGA
- a CDS encoding class I SAM-dependent methyltransferase, with the protein MAEEPDAEGERSAADAIARADAPLAAIVEKPRTETAIESLRAEGVYDDSRQVLEDGPDRVALPVTEAPTETRVLEVVRQLEPEFRTTDLAGLLAERGWSDADLESAPGSWAVIGSIVLVSIPDDCPDEKAVADALLELHGEADSVLADEGIENDGEAGTYREPKTRLLAGESDTETIHTEHGTRYGLDPASVMFSPGNQAERARMGDVCSEGERVFDMFAGIGYFTLPMARSGAQVTATEINPTAFRYLLENAVLNDVSDRVDAYMTDCRDLADGLEADRVVMGYYGTSEDDSSQRSDEAHEFLPDALEALVPGGVVHYHEATPESRLWERPERRLEDAVDEAGRSLEYLDRRRVKSHSAGVEHIVVDVRVD; encoded by the coding sequence ATGGCTGAGGAGCCCGACGCCGAGGGAGAACGGAGCGCCGCCGACGCCATCGCCCGCGCGGACGCGCCGCTGGCCGCAATCGTCGAGAAACCGCGAACCGAAACCGCGATCGAATCCCTGCGAGCGGAAGGCGTCTACGACGACTCCCGACAGGTACTCGAGGACGGCCCCGACAGAGTCGCACTTCCCGTCACCGAAGCGCCGACCGAAACGCGCGTCCTCGAGGTCGTCCGCCAGCTCGAGCCCGAGTTCCGGACGACGGATCTCGCCGGCTTGCTCGCCGAACGCGGCTGGAGCGACGCGGACCTCGAGTCGGCACCGGGGTCGTGGGCCGTGATCGGCTCGATCGTCCTCGTCTCCATCCCCGACGACTGTCCCGACGAGAAAGCGGTTGCCGACGCCCTGCTCGAGTTACACGGCGAAGCCGACAGCGTGCTGGCGGACGAAGGGATCGAAAACGACGGCGAGGCGGGCACCTACAGGGAGCCGAAGACGCGACTGCTCGCGGGCGAGTCGGACACGGAGACGATCCACACCGAGCACGGCACCCGGTACGGACTCGACCCTGCGAGCGTGATGTTCTCGCCCGGCAATCAGGCCGAACGCGCACGCATGGGCGATGTCTGTTCTGAGGGCGAGCGCGTCTTCGACATGTTCGCCGGAATCGGCTACTTCACGCTCCCAATGGCCAGAAGCGGCGCGCAGGTGACCGCGACCGAGATCAACCCGACCGCGTTTCGCTATCTGCTCGAGAACGCCGTTCTCAACGACGTCTCGGACCGCGTCGACGCCTACATGACCGACTGTCGGGACCTCGCAGACGGCCTCGAGGCCGATCGCGTAGTGATGGGCTACTACGGTACCAGCGAGGACGACTCGAGCCAGCGCAGCGACGAAGCCCACGAGTTTCTCCCCGACGCACTCGAGGCGCTCGTCCCCGGCGGCGTCGTCCACTACCACGAGGCGACGCCGGAGTCGCGGCTCTGGGAGCGACCGGAACGCCGACTCGAGGACGCAGTCGACGAGGCCGGTCGCTCGCTCGAGTATCTCGACCGTCGTCGAGTGAAAAGTCACAGTGCGGGCGTCGAACACATCGTCGTAGACGTTCGAGTCGACTGA